A window of Terriglobales bacterium contains these coding sequences:
- a CDS encoding carboxypeptidase regulatory-like domain-containing protein — MKRLEPAGCAVRHPGGLWKFVLLTALLLIIAATSTNVFAQVASGTLSGTVLDNSGAVVANATIVLTNDASHVTRDTTSNSVGFFNFSAIPPGTYSAKVTAQGFAPIQYDNLVFSQGEHRSLPNVKLRPAGKEETVEVITSADQVPVETGEGRLTLNETMVTEIAITGRNGAELIRLMPGMGMNNGLSNKQWNSELTSTGNGPLGQFSANGTAPYGGMTMTSDGANIVDPGNQGSQISNINQDQTQEVTLLNSAYGAEFAKGPVVFQAYSKSGGKNFHGSGYLYARHDSMNAEDSYLKQSKQPKPKESYYYPGGTLSGPVIIPGTDINKNRDRLFFFVGYEYMKQSPSGTLLQTVVPTEAMRRGDFSGTNVLNGDSGKLPCDRTGWPTDSGWCSNTPAGMSVQNGMIPQALWDPNGVALMSLMPLPNQDPAAHNGYNYAYLNQPPLNRWELRTKIDFVINNNHRLSGTWTKQNEKDINNIGIWWWPSSTIPYPTSLPAQVGSNSLSVNLTSTFGPTMTNEFVFAWSKFVNPLRPSNPEAIDPSKVGFTAKGAFTPNIAPQIPNIVNWSCGNAGNNSGCFPNIYGPGFSSDFYNGAFGAAKQTPSFANNLTKVIGSHTMKFGGYWDMATNHQASGYGSWAQGMYDFDWWHNNSTYNPIADLLIGHPASYTQVSNVPTYNTRFHQYSLYAQDQWKVNRRLSLTYGLRLDHEGQWYAINDHPGFAVWDEASYSNSSTASPFSGMKWNAIDSSIPKSGFTSPVFTPAPRVGAAFDVFGNGQTVLRGGFGIYYWQFSYNDISVAAAQGMGIKNVSTGELSSLAEAANYSPGAASAFNGNQYLLKRGDDATPHTQSWNVTISQQMPLKSLLEVTYSGNRSRDMLLTGNGDQRVFFSNINKVPLGAFFGPNPVTGITYVESGDSCGAWCGVATGNVPDGNGSGQRGDYRPYRNYGQALNLVSHGSYSNYHSLQLSWRKQAGLAKFTTNYTFSKTLGIRDGQTNNGNGNGTTVYSFDLDSNYGPLAFDHTHIFNLAYVLDTPKVATSNPVLNAVLNGWELSGVTQFQSGVPLQPNTAGTFNVSFSGDRIGNTFILGTDATPLLPVLTCDPRQGLSNGQYFNPSCFTGPQQGQVGNFIWPYIKGPAYFNNDLSVYKNFKISESKSLQFRVNAFNFLNRALPQFSSDDLKLVLVGDRTVDGNMNAPITYTQTNRNFTGRATQSVGRRMMELGIKFEF, encoded by the coding sequence ATGAAGCGCCTTGAGCCCGCAGGGTGCGCGGTTCGCCACCCAGGGGGATTATGGAAGTTCGTCCTACTTACAGCGTTGCTGCTGATCATCGCAGCAACCTCGACAAACGTGTTCGCACAGGTTGCGTCAGGCACGCTGAGCGGAACGGTTCTCGATAACAGCGGAGCGGTTGTCGCGAACGCGACCATCGTCCTCACTAACGACGCTTCGCACGTCACCCGCGACACCACATCCAACTCGGTTGGATTTTTCAATTTCTCCGCCATTCCGCCGGGTACCTATAGTGCAAAGGTTACTGCCCAAGGTTTCGCCCCAATCCAGTACGACAATCTTGTGTTCAGCCAGGGCGAACACCGTAGCCTTCCCAACGTCAAACTTCGCCCGGCCGGGAAAGAAGAGACCGTTGAGGTCATCACGTCGGCCGACCAGGTGCCAGTCGAGACCGGTGAAGGCCGACTGACCCTGAACGAAACGATGGTCACCGAAATCGCCATCACCGGGCGTAACGGTGCCGAATTGATTCGCCTCATGCCAGGTATGGGCATGAACAACGGCCTTAGTAACAAACAGTGGAATAGCGAACTGACCTCAACGGGCAACGGCCCTCTAGGGCAGTTCTCCGCAAACGGAACCGCTCCCTACGGCGGCATGACCATGACCTCCGACGGCGCGAATATCGTCGATCCTGGTAACCAGGGCAGTCAGATCTCGAATATCAACCAGGACCAAACCCAGGAAGTTACGCTCCTGAACTCCGCCTACGGCGCTGAGTTTGCCAAAGGACCGGTCGTATTCCAGGCCTATAGCAAGAGCGGCGGCAAAAACTTCCATGGCAGCGGCTATCTCTATGCCCGTCATGATTCCATGAACGCGGAAGACTCCTACCTGAAGCAGTCAAAGCAGCCGAAGCCGAAGGAGTCGTATTACTATCCGGGAGGCACTCTCAGTGGCCCGGTGATCATTCCGGGAACGGACATTAACAAGAACCGTGACCGGCTCTTCTTCTTCGTTGGCTACGAGTACATGAAGCAGAGCCCCTCAGGCACCTTGCTTCAGACCGTGGTTCCCACCGAAGCGATGCGCAGAGGCGATTTCAGCGGCACCAACGTTCTGAACGGTGACTCTGGCAAACTGCCTTGCGACCGAACTGGATGGCCGACGGATAGCGGTTGGTGCTCGAACACACCGGCTGGTATGTCCGTCCAAAACGGCATGATTCCGCAAGCCCTCTGGGATCCGAACGGGGTTGCGCTGATGAGTCTGATGCCGCTTCCCAACCAGGATCCGGCAGCACACAATGGATACAACTACGCGTACCTGAACCAGCCGCCGTTGAACCGATGGGAACTGCGCACGAAGATCGACTTCGTGATCAACAATAACCATCGGCTGTCTGGCACCTGGACCAAGCAGAACGAAAAGGACATTAACAATATCGGTATCTGGTGGTGGCCGAGTTCGACCATCCCCTATCCGACGTCTTTGCCGGCACAAGTCGGGTCCAACAGCCTTAGCGTGAACCTGACCAGCACGTTCGGCCCAACGATGACAAACGAGTTTGTCTTCGCTTGGTCGAAGTTCGTAAACCCGCTTCGCCCATCGAACCCTGAAGCAATAGATCCTTCCAAGGTAGGGTTCACCGCCAAGGGAGCCTTCACTCCGAATATCGCACCCCAGATCCCCAACATCGTGAACTGGAGCTGCGGCAATGCTGGCAACAATTCCGGCTGTTTCCCGAACATTTACGGTCCGGGATTCTCCTCTGACTTCTACAACGGTGCTTTTGGTGCCGCCAAGCAGACTCCCTCGTTCGCAAACAACCTGACCAAGGTCATCGGTTCCCACACCATGAAGTTCGGTGGCTACTGGGATATGGCGACCAACCATCAGGCGAGCGGATATGGCTCCTGGGCGCAGGGCATGTATGACTTCGACTGGTGGCACAACAATTCAACTTACAACCCGATTGCCGATCTCCTGATCGGGCACCCTGCGAGCTACACGCAGGTTAGCAACGTTCCCACCTACAACACGCGCTTCCACCAGTACTCGTTGTATGCGCAGGACCAGTGGAAGGTGAATCGTCGCTTGAGCCTTACCTATGGCCTCCGGTTGGATCATGAGGGCCAGTGGTATGCCATTAACGATCACCCCGGATTTGCAGTCTGGGACGAGGCAAGCTACAGCAACAGTTCTACGGCTTCCCCGTTCTCCGGCATGAAATGGAACGCAATCGACAGCAGCATTCCAAAGTCTGGTTTCACGTCTCCGGTTTTCACGCCGGCTCCCCGCGTTGGTGCAGCCTTTGATGTATTCGGAAATGGCCAGACTGTACTTCGTGGTGGCTTCGGCATCTACTACTGGCAGTTCTCGTACAACGACATCTCCGTGGCTGCTGCCCAAGGCATGGGCATCAAGAACGTGAGCACGGGTGAGTTGTCCTCGCTGGCAGAAGCTGCAAATTATTCACCAGGGGCAGCATCGGCCTTCAATGGCAATCAGTACCTGTTAAAGCGTGGTGATGATGCTACACCTCACACCCAGAGCTGGAACGTAACGATTTCTCAGCAAATGCCACTGAAATCGTTGCTGGAAGTCACCTACTCTGGCAATCGTTCGAGGGACATGCTGCTCACTGGTAATGGCGACCAGAGAGTGTTCTTCTCGAATATCAACAAAGTCCCTCTGGGTGCGTTCTTCGGACCGAATCCTGTCACCGGCATTACTTACGTTGAGAGTGGCGATAGCTGCGGTGCCTGGTGTGGCGTGGCTACCGGCAACGTGCCCGACGGAAACGGCTCGGGACAACGCGGTGACTACCGGCCGTACCGCAACTATGGGCAAGCTCTGAACCTTGTGTCGCACGGCAGCTATTCCAATTACCATTCTTTGCAGCTGTCCTGGCGCAAGCAAGCCGGCCTTGCCAAGTTCACCACCAACTACACCTTCAGCAAAACGCTGGGCATCCGCGACGGCCAGACGAACAACGGTAACGGCAACGGCACTACCGTTTACTCTTTCGATCTGGATTCCAACTACGGTCCTCTGGCGTTCGATCACACCCACATCTTCAACCTTGCCTATGTGCTCGACACCCCGAAGGTAGCGACGTCGAATCCTGTTCTCAATGCGGTACTCAATGGATGGGAACTCTCTGGTGTTACGCAGTTCCAGAGTGGCGTGCCGCTACAGCCGAACACGGCCGGAACCTTTAACGTTTCGTTCTCCGGTGACCGCATCGGCAATACCTTCATTCTCGGCACCGATGCCACTCCGCTGTTGCCGGTCTTGACCTGCGACCCGCGGCAAGGGCTCAGCAATGGCCAGTACTTCAACCCGAGTTGCTTCACCGGTCCGCAGCAGGGCCAGGTGGGCAACTTCATTTGGCCGTACATCAAGGGTCCCGCATACTTCAACAACGACCTTTCGGTGTACAAGAACTTCAAGATCAGCGAAAGCAAGTCTCTGCAGTTCCGCGTCAATGCGTTCAACTTCTTGAACCGTGCATTGCCGCAGTTCAGCAGCGATGATCTGAAGTTGGTGCTGGTCGGAGACCGTACCGTGGATGGCAACATGAACGCGCCTATCACGTACACGCAGACGAATAGGAACTTCACCGGCAGGGCTACCCAGTCGGTGGGTCGTCGCATGATGGAACTTGGAATCAAGTTCGAGTTCTAG
- a CDS encoding glycoside hydrolase family 3 C-terminal domain-containing protein: MALTNIRNLAIITLILAVLPATAQFKYTFQDPALPVEQRITNLLQTMTLDEKISCLGTSPDVPRLGIRGAGHVEGLHGLAMGGPGGWGRPSVVPTTQFPQAVGLGETWDPELIRQVAAAEGYETRFMFQSPKYHRGGLVVRAPNADLARDIRWGRTEESYGEDAFFNGTMVVAFAKGLQGDHPRYWQAASLMKHFLANSNEDTRTHSSSDFDERLFREYYSVPFRRGIQEGGSRAFMASYNAYNGTPMEVNPILKQVTVAEWGNDGIICTDGGAMTLLVTDHKRYRTFAEAAAESIKAGINQFLDRYNAPVREAVSKGLLTEKDIDAALRGVFRVMIRLGQLDPPDMVPYSKIKDGPDPWTSDEHKQLARLVTQKSIVLLKNEASALPLHQKEIKSIAVIGPYADQVLLDWYSGTPPYTVSPLEGIRRRAGNSVKVQFVRTNEEEAARAAKNADVAIVIVGNHPECDAGWAKCPVPSNGKEAVDRRSIDLEQEQLVRTVFAANKRTVMVLLSSFPYAINWSEEHIPAIVHVTHNSQELGNALADVLFGDVNPGGHLVHTWPTSQLQLPPLMDYDIRHGRTYMYFGGNPLYPFGYGLSYTTFEFGQLKTKSSAVSPASSFIASVSLKNTGPISGDEVVQIYATYPSSKVSRPFKQLVGFKRVTLKPGEVRNVEISVPASVLSYWDVAQHAFVTDEGRVLLHVGNSSANWSSKAEIRVEGGKIPN, from the coding sequence ATGGCACTCACCAATATCCGCAATCTTGCCATCATCACCTTGATTCTTGCTGTCTTGCCGGCAACGGCACAATTCAAATACACGTTCCAGGATCCCGCGCTCCCTGTCGAACAGCGCATCACCAACCTCCTCCAGACTATGACCTTGGACGAGAAAATCTCCTGCCTTGGCACCTCGCCCGATGTACCGCGACTGGGCATCCGCGGCGCGGGTCATGTCGAAGGACTTCATGGTCTCGCCATGGGAGGTCCTGGCGGATGGGGTCGTCCCTCCGTTGTACCTACGACGCAATTCCCGCAAGCCGTGGGCCTGGGTGAGACCTGGGATCCCGAGTTGATCCGGCAAGTCGCGGCCGCTGAAGGCTACGAGACCAGATTCATGTTTCAGAGCCCAAAGTACCATCGCGGCGGGCTTGTTGTGCGAGCGCCCAACGCCGACCTGGCGCGCGACATTCGCTGGGGGCGCACCGAAGAATCCTACGGCGAGGACGCATTCTTCAACGGAACCATGGTCGTTGCGTTTGCAAAGGGACTTCAGGGCGATCATCCCCGCTACTGGCAGGCTGCTTCCCTGATGAAGCATTTTCTTGCGAACAGTAACGAAGACACTCGCACTCACTCTTCTTCCGACTTCGACGAACGCCTCTTCCGCGAGTACTACTCCGTGCCATTCCGGCGCGGGATTCAAGAGGGCGGCTCGCGGGCGTTTATGGCGTCGTACAACGCCTACAATGGCACCCCCATGGAGGTGAACCCCATTCTGAAGCAGGTTACAGTCGCCGAATGGGGAAATGACGGCATTATCTGCACCGATGGCGGAGCGATGACTCTGCTGGTTACCGACCATAAGCGGTATCGTACTTTTGCCGAAGCTGCGGCGGAGTCGATCAAGGCCGGCATCAATCAGTTTCTCGACCGGTACAACGCGCCGGTTCGAGAGGCGGTATCAAAGGGACTGCTGACCGAGAAAGACATCGACGCCGCTCTGCGTGGTGTCTTCCGAGTCATGATCCGTCTCGGACAACTCGACCCACCCGACATGGTCCCATACTCGAAAATTAAAGACGGCCCCGATCCCTGGACCTCGGACGAGCACAAGCAACTCGCCCGGCTCGTCACCCAGAAATCCATCGTCTTGCTGAAGAACGAGGCGAGCGCTCTTCCGCTCCATCAAAAGGAAATCAAGTCCATCGCCGTGATCGGCCCCTACGCCGATCAGGTCCTACTCGACTGGTATTCGGGTACTCCGCCCTACACCGTCAGCCCACTCGAAGGCATACGCCGCCGCGCCGGCAACAGCGTCAAGGTGCAATTTGTTCGCACCAACGAGGAAGAAGCTGCGCGAGCTGCAAAGAATGCCGACGTCGCCATTGTGATCGTGGGGAATCATCCCGAGTGTGACGCGGGATGGGCGAAGTGCCCCGTGCCCAGCAACGGTAAGGAGGCGGTCGACCGCCGCTCGATTGACCTCGAGCAGGAGCAACTGGTCCGCACAGTTTTCGCCGCGAACAAGCGTACGGTAATGGTGCTCCTCTCCAGTTTCCCGTATGCCATTAACTGGAGCGAGGAACACATTCCCGCGATCGTGCACGTCACGCACAACAGCCAGGAACTCGGCAACGCGCTCGCCGATGTTCTCTTCGGCGACGTCAACCCCGGTGGGCATCTCGTGCACACCTGGCCCACCAGTCAACTGCAATTGCCACCTCTGATGGACTACGACATCCGCCATGGGCGCACCTACATGTACTTCGGTGGCAACCCGCTATATCCCTTCGGCTATGGTCTGAGCTACACCACCTTCGAATTTGGCCAATTGAAAACCAAATCGAGCGCGGTTTCCCCGGCTTCTTCTTTCATCGCCTCGGTTTCTTTGAAGAACACCGGGCCGATTAGTGGCGACGAGGTCGTGCAGATATACGCAACCTATCCCAGTTCGAAAGTGAGCCGCCCGTTCAAACAATTAGTCGGATTCAAGAGGGTAACGCTCAAGCCCGGAGAAGTACGTAACGTCGAAATATCTGTCCCGGCCTCGGTCCTCTCCTACTGGGACGTTGCGCAGCACGCATTCGTCACGGATGAAGGTCGTGTTCTGCTTCATGTCGGCAATTCGTCGGCGAATTGGAGCAGCAAGGCGGAAATTCGGGTTGAAGGCGGTAAAATCCCGAATTGA
- a CDS encoding twin-arginine translocation signal domain-containing protein: MQNFNRRDFLKISAVATASASLPHAVSALASDSPSGNVSVWTTAGSQKHAKLPSLEWKKLDKRATNLITVDPAEQYQQVLGFGAAFTDAACYTLSRLEPSVRQELFHNLFHPSAIGLSASRVCMGASDYSRNVYSYSEGSEPDPEMTRFSIAHDREYILPILREARAANPDMWLLASPWSPPGWMKFNNSMLGGSMRRKWLGAYAKYFDKFLAAYVAEGVKINSVTPQNEVDTDQDGKMPACIWAQEYEIEFVRDHLGPALAKSSDSADIWVLDHNYNLWGRAIGELEDPGAKKFIKGVAWHGYVGTPDAMTHVKKHFPDVDMFWTEGGPDFDTPGYETEWAKWSTQFTSILRNWSRSIIAWNYALDEKGKPNIGPFNCAGLVTVHSATRELTYSGQYWAMQHFSQHIQRGAKILKSTGGAEVQHVVARNTRGGYVAVLTNSAKSPATANIAVGNSMVSIELPSDSVTTLEWS, translated from the coding sequence TTGCAGAACTTCAATCGTCGTGACTTCCTGAAAATCTCCGCCGTCGCAACGGCAAGCGCGTCGTTGCCTCACGCCGTTTCGGCCCTTGCGTCAGATTCTCCTTCCGGTAACGTGTCGGTCTGGACCACCGCTGGCTCGCAAAAACATGCGAAACTGCCTTCTCTCGAATGGAAGAAGCTGGACAAAAGAGCAACGAATCTGATCACTGTCGATCCGGCTGAGCAGTACCAACAAGTGCTTGGATTTGGCGCGGCTTTCACGGACGCTGCTTGTTACACCCTCAGCCGCCTTGAACCATCCGTCCGTCAAGAGTTGTTCCACAATCTGTTTCATCCATCCGCAATCGGACTATCGGCGAGTCGTGTCTGTATGGGTGCGAGTGACTACTCGCGTAACGTCTACAGTTATTCCGAAGGCAGCGAGCCTGATCCCGAAATGACACGTTTCTCCATCGCCCACGATCGCGAATACATTCTTCCGATCCTGCGCGAAGCACGAGCCGCCAACCCCGACATGTGGCTTCTTGCTTCCCCGTGGAGTCCACCCGGATGGATGAAGTTCAACAATTCCATGCTGGGCGGAAGCATGCGTCGTAAATGGCTTGGCGCTTATGCAAAGTACTTCGACAAGTTTCTGGCCGCGTACGTCGCCGAAGGCGTCAAGATCAACTCCGTGACTCCGCAGAACGAAGTGGATACCGATCAGGATGGCAAGATGCCCGCCTGTATCTGGGCGCAGGAGTATGAGATCGAGTTTGTCCGCGATCATCTCGGACCCGCACTCGCGAAATCGTCTGATTCCGCCGACATCTGGGTACTTGATCACAACTACAATCTCTGGGGCCGCGCTATCGGTGAGCTCGAGGACCCCGGTGCTAAGAAGTTCATCAAAGGCGTCGCCTGGCATGGATACGTCGGTACCCCCGACGCGATGACACACGTAAAGAAGCATTTCCCGGACGTGGACATGTTTTGGACTGAAGGCGGACCCGATTTCGATACGCCCGGATACGAGACTGAGTGGGCGAAGTGGTCAACCCAGTTCACCAGTATTCTGCGTAACTGGTCTCGCTCCATCATTGCCTGGAACTACGCGCTCGATGAAAAGGGCAAGCCGAATATCGGACCATTCAACTGCGCCGGTCTGGTCACCGTTCATTCCGCTACACGGGAACTTACCTACAGCGGGCAATATTGGGCGATGCAGCACTTTTCCCAGCACATTCAACGAGGAGCAAAAATCCTGAAGTCCACGGGTGGCGCCGAAGTGCAGCACGTGGTTGCCAGGAACACGCGTGGCGGATACGTCGCAGTTCTGACAAACTCCGCAAAGTCACCTGCTACCGCCAATATCGCCGTCGGGAACTCAATGGTATCGATCGAACTTCCGTCCGATTCCGTCACCACTCTCGAATGGTCATAG
- a CDS encoding Glu/Leu/Phe/Val dehydrogenase, giving the protein MPTMLAEQPGSDTQVKQKKASKPANSFDIAQAQFDKVAEYLGLDEPTRELLRFPLREYHFAIPVRMDDGTVKVFRGFRVQHNDARGPAKGGIRFHPHETVDTVRALSMWMTWKCAVVDIPLGGAKGGVICDPHNLSMREQEAICRGWVRQVVCNVGPTTDIPAPDVMTNSQHMLWMLDEFEKINGGRYPGFITGKPVGMGGSLGRTEATGYGVVFTLREALKELGLKPENTTASVQGFGNVARYAIELYMKLGGRVIAVSCWDQADQTSYTYKKMPGINLQELLSITDKFGGINKEKAQSLGYEMLPGDAWIQQDVDILIPAALENQITGENVGRMSKQVKIIAEGANGPTTPEADAVIKERGIWVIPDFLANAGGVTCSYFEQVQSNMNYFWEKDEVLGKLDVKMTSAYYAVSELARRQKLYMRDAAYAIAIGRVAQACRERGWV; this is encoded by the coding sequence ATGCCTACGATGTTGGCCGAACAGCCAGGTTCGGACACGCAAGTAAAACAAAAGAAAGCTTCTAAACCTGCTAATTCTTTCGATATCGCGCAGGCCCAGTTTGACAAGGTAGCTGAGTACTTGGGCCTCGACGAGCCTACGAGAGAACTGTTGCGATTCCCCCTTCGTGAGTATCACTTCGCCATCCCCGTCCGTATGGACGACGGAACCGTTAAGGTCTTCCGTGGATTTCGGGTCCAACACAATGACGCCCGCGGACCCGCAAAGGGTGGCATCCGCTTCCATCCCCACGAAACAGTAGATACCGTTCGCGCCCTTTCCATGTGGATGACTTGGAAATGCGCGGTGGTAGACATTCCGCTCGGCGGTGCCAAGGGCGGTGTGATCTGCGATCCCCACAACCTCAGCATGCGCGAACAAGAAGCGATCTGCCGAGGCTGGGTTCGTCAGGTCGTCTGCAATGTTGGCCCCACCACGGACATCCCGGCGCCCGACGTGATGACCAATTCCCAACACATGCTGTGGATGCTCGATGAATTCGAGAAGATCAATGGTGGACGCTACCCGGGTTTCATTACTGGCAAACCCGTTGGTATGGGCGGATCACTTGGACGCACCGAAGCCACGGGCTATGGTGTCGTCTTTACTCTCCGGGAGGCGCTGAAGGAACTCGGCCTTAAGCCCGAGAACACGACAGCCAGTGTTCAGGGCTTCGGCAATGTCGCCCGATATGCAATTGAACTCTACATGAAGCTGGGCGGCCGGGTCATCGCTGTCTCCTGCTGGGATCAGGCGGATCAAACTTCTTACACGTACAAGAAGATGCCCGGCATCAATTTGCAGGAACTTCTGAGCATTACCGATAAGTTCGGTGGAATTAACAAAGAAAAAGCGCAGAGCCTCGGCTACGAAATGTTGCCGGGTGATGCCTGGATCCAGCAGGACGTCGATATCCTCATCCCGGCAGCACTTGAAAATCAGATCACTGGCGAGAACGTCGGCAGAATGAGCAAGCAGGTGAAGATCATCGCGGAAGGTGCGAATGGTCCCACCACACCAGAAGCCGACGCCGTTATTAAAGAGCGGGGTATCTGGGTGATTCCCGACTTCCTCGCTAACGCCGGTGGCGTTACCTGCAGTTATTTTGAGCAAGTCCAGAGCAACATGAACTATTTCTGGGAGAAGGATGAAGTGCTTGGAAAGCTCGACGTGAAGATGACGTCCGCTTACTACGCCGTGTCCGAACTTGCTCGCCGCCAGAAACTCTATATGCGCGACGCTGCTTACGCGATTGCCATCGGTAGAGTAGCGCAGGCCTGCCGCGAGCGTGGTTGGGTATAA
- a CDS encoding PEP/pyruvate-binding domain-containing protein, whose product MSNQGVAHADLPVFDRNFWDGTFRFTRIGTGSIGGKASSLVFIKDLLATQMGEFGRLPNIRIDVPTLAVIATDHFDDFISQNKLLDLPFEDMSDDRIGMAFQKTELPVELLGDLRALSQQVKTPLAIRSSSLLEDKIGRPFAGVYATKMIPNNQFDADTRFRKLVEAMKCVYASTFFREAREYIRTTGRNPLDEKMAVIIQEIVGLRHEDRFYPDVSGVARSYNYYPMGSALPEQGVVSLALGLGKTIVDGGITWTYSPEYPKVAPPFGSVDELIDGTQTHFWAVNMGKPPAYDPVSETEYMVNANLGDAESDEVLSLLASTFDVERDRMIPGTRARGPRVLNFAPLLVLEQIPLNYVIKALLRAAESVFDQKVEIEFAVTIHYERGQFQSFRVGLLQVRPIVISRESVTVSEEDLTKPDVIVASDKVLGNGSVPNIHDIVFVRPDSFSSGTTPILAAEIGAINKRLQEQGRSYLLIGFGRWGSSHPSLGIPVDWSQISAARVIIESTLPNMNVELSQGSHFFHNLSSFDAKYLMLRYDGRFRINWDWLNRQPVADETEHVRHVHLAEPLDIRVDGRSGRGLIQSGRPRSTT is encoded by the coding sequence ATGAGCAATCAAGGAGTGGCACATGCCGATTTACCGGTATTTGACCGGAACTTCTGGGACGGCACGTTTCGTTTCACTCGCATAGGAACAGGTTCCATCGGTGGAAAGGCCAGCAGCCTTGTATTCATCAAGGATCTGCTGGCCACCCAGATGGGAGAATTCGGCCGCCTCCCAAATATCAGAATCGATGTGCCCACCCTCGCCGTCATCGCGACGGATCATTTTGATGACTTCATAAGTCAGAACAAGTTGCTGGACCTTCCGTTCGAGGATATGTCCGACGATCGCATCGGCATGGCGTTCCAAAAAACGGAGCTCCCCGTCGAACTCCTCGGAGATCTGCGTGCACTCAGCCAGCAGGTAAAGACACCTTTAGCAATTCGCTCGTCGAGTCTTCTTGAGGACAAGATCGGTCGCCCATTTGCCGGCGTATACGCCACGAAGATGATTCCGAACAACCAGTTCGACGCCGATACGCGTTTCCGCAAGCTGGTTGAGGCAATGAAATGCGTCTACGCATCCACTTTCTTTCGTGAAGCGCGCGAGTACATTCGAACCACTGGTCGGAATCCACTCGACGAAAAGATGGCCGTTATCATCCAGGAAATCGTCGGACTCCGCCACGAGGATCGGTTTTATCCCGACGTCTCCGGAGTCGCCCGATCTTATAACTATTACCCAATGGGATCGGCTCTGCCCGAGCAAGGTGTCGTCAGTCTTGCTTTAGGACTCGGCAAAACCATCGTAGACGGCGGGATCACGTGGACCTACTCGCCCGAATACCCGAAGGTTGCTCCACCGTTCGGCTCTGTCGACGAGTTAATAGATGGCACCCAGACTCACTTCTGGGCTGTAAACATGGGTAAGCCACCCGCTTACGATCCTGTCAGCGAAACCGAGTACATGGTAAATGCCAATCTCGGCGATGCTGAGTCAGACGAAGTTCTCTCCCTTCTCGCCTCCACCTTCGATGTCGAACGTGATCGCATGATTCCCGGCACTCGTGCTCGAGGCCCCCGTGTTCTCAATTTCGCTCCGTTGCTGGTTCTCGAACAGATCCCGCTCAACTACGTGATCAAGGCACTGCTACGCGCCGCGGAGAGTGTTTTTGACCAAAAGGTAGAAATCGAGTTTGCGGTTACCATCCATTACGAGCGAGGGCAGTTTCAGTCCTTCCGGGTCGGACTCCTTCAGGTTCGCCCGATAGTGATCTCACGCGAATCCGTCACCGTTTCCGAAGAAGACCTGACGAAACCGGACGTGATAGTCGCCTCTGATAAGGTCCTCGGCAACGGATCAGTTCCCAACATTCACGACATTGTCTTCGTCCGGCCCGACTCCTTCTCTTCCGGGACAACTCCCATCCTTGCCGCCGAGATTGGCGCCATCAATAAACGTCTTCAGGAGCAGGGACGCTCGTACCTATTGATAGGTTTTGGGCGTTGGGGTAGTTCACACCCGTCTCTCGGTATACCGGTAGACTGGAGTCAGATCTCGGCAGCCAGGGTCATCATTGAATCCACTCTGCCAAATATGAACGTGGAATTGAGCCAGGGATCCCATTTCTTCCATAACCTTTCAAGCTTTGACGCCAAGTACCTCATGTTGCGCTACGATGGTCGGTTCCGGATCAACTGGGATTGGCTGAACCGCCAGCCCGTAGCAGATGAGACTGAGCATGTTCGCCATGTCCATCTCGCGGAACCGCTCGACATCCGGGTCGATGGCCGGAGCGGGCGAGGATTGATTCAATCCGGAAGACCGAGGAGCACCACGTAA